In Choloepus didactylus isolate mChoDid1 chromosome 6, mChoDid1.pri, whole genome shotgun sequence, one DNA window encodes the following:
- the LOC119538119 gene encoding olfactory receptor 5AN1-like yields MITGGNITGITHFNLLGFSDFPRILPVLFVIFLLIYIMTVTWNLCLIVLVKMDSHLHTPMYFFLSNLSFIDICYVTSTAPKMVSSFFQNQQMITFVGCIVQYFFFSTMGLSECCLLTAMAYDRYAAICKPLLYSSIMSPTLCIWMALGAYLAGLFASFSQLCALLQLHFCGPNVINHFLCDMSQLLILSCTNTFFVKVILAILTVMYGIANIFIIMVSYCYIIVSIMKVTSAKGRSKAFNTCASHLTTVSLFYISGIFVYLSSSSSGSPSFDRFASCFYIVVIPMLNPLIYSLRNRDIKDALKNLQKKRGHC; encoded by the coding sequence ATGATTACAGGAGGAAATATTACAGGGATCACCCACTTCAACCTCCTGGGATTCTCAGATTTTCCCAGGATCTTACCAGTGCTCTTTGTTATATTCCTGCTGATCTACATTATGACTGTGACCTGGAACCTGTGCCTCATCGTCTTAGTAAAGATGgattcccacctccacacacccatgtacttcttcctcagtaACCTGTCCTTCATAGATATCTGCTATGTTACCTCCACGGCCCCAAAAATGGTCTCCAGCTTCTTCCAGAATCAGCAAATGATCACCTTTGTGGGCTGCATTGTCCAGTACTTCTTCTTTTCAACCATGGGACTGAGCGAGTGTTGTCTTCTGACAGCCATGGCTTATGACCGATATGCTGCCATTTGTAAGCCACTGCTCTATTCATCCATCATGTCTCCCACCCTCTGTATTTGGATGGCACTGGGAGCCTATTTGGCTGGGctctttgcttctttttcccaattGTGTGCCTTGCTTCAACTTCACTTCTGTGGGCCTAATGTTATCAACCACTTCCTCTGTGACATGTCCCAATTGTTAATTTTGTCCTGCACTAACACTTTCTTTGTAAAAGTTATACTTGCTATATTAACAGTGATGTATGGgatagcaaatattttcatcatcatgGTATCCTATTGTTATATTATTGTCTCCATCATGAAGGTCACTTCAGCTAAAGGCAGGTCCAAGGCTTTCAACACCTGTGCCTCTCACCTGACCACCGTTTCACTCTTCTACATATCAGGTATCTTTGTCTATTTGAGTTCCAGCTCTAGTGGTTCCCCAAGCTTTGACAGATTTGCATCATGTTTTTACATTGTGGTGATTCCTATGTTGAATCCTTTgatctacagcctgaggaacaggGACATCAAAGATGCTTTGAAGAATTTGCAGAAGAAGAGAGGGCACTGTTAA